A genomic window from Acidobacteriota bacterium includes:
- a CDS encoding HigA family addiction module antitoxin, protein MARTPIHPGEVLADDLEALDMSAAELSRQLKVPTNRVTEILNGQRAITADTALRLAHYFGTSAQFWLNLQNLYELRRAEEKVGIAIKKLPTLERVEQAQA, encoded by the coding sequence ATGGCCCGTACCCCCATCCACCCCGGCGAAGTACTCGCGGACGACCTTGAAGCGCTCGACATGAGCGCTGCGGAACTCTCGCGCCAGTTGAAGGTGCCGACCAATCGGGTGACGGAGATTCTCAACGGGCAGCGCGCCATCACCGCCGACACGGCCCTGCGTCTCGCGCACTATTTCGGCACGAGCGCGCAGTTCTGGTTGAATCTACAGAACCTCTACGAGTTGCGAAGAGCGGAGGAGAAGGTCGGAATAGCTATCAAGAAACTGCCGACCTTAGAACGCGTGGAGCAGGCACAGGCATGA
- a CDS encoding type II toxin-antitoxin system RelE/ParE family toxin, producing the protein MIVSYRGKRTRDFVSEKRVKAYSGFERPVEHKLAQLDSATALADLRRPGNRLEALKGNRKGQYSIRINDQWRVCFEWPDGSPGPVNVEIVDYH; encoded by the coding sequence ATGATCGTCAGCTACCGAGGGAAGCGGACCAGGGACTTTGTCAGCGAGAAACGGGTCAAGGCCTACTCCGGCTTCGAACGACCGGTCGAACACAAGCTGGCGCAGCTTGATTCCGCGACCGCTCTCGCTGACCTTCGTCGGCCGGGGAACCGGCTCGAAGCGCTGAAGGGAAACCGCAAGGGCCAGTACAGCATCCGCATCAACGATCAGTGGCGCGTGTGCTTTGAATGGCCCGACGGATCCCCGGGGCCCGTGAACGTTGAGATTGTTGATTACCATTAG